The segment ATGGCTGCACTCCGCGACGTCGACTGCCCGATCCGCGTCGTCGGCCTGGTGCCGGCCGCGGAGAACGCCGTCAGCGGCTCCGCGATGCGCCCCGGCGACGTGATCACCCACTTCGGGGGTCGCACCTCCGAGGTCAACAACACCGACGCCGAGGGCCGCCTCGTGCTGGCCGACGCGATGGCCTACGCCGTCAGCGAGCTCGCGCCGGCCGCCCTCGTCGACATCGCCACCCTCACCGGTGCGATGAAGGTGTCGCTCGGCCAGTGGACCGGCGGCTACTTCGCCAACCACGAGGGCCTGGCCGACCAGGTGCGAGCCGCGTCGGCCGCGTCGGGTGAGAACACCTGGCGGATGCCGCTCGTCGCCGACTACGAGGACAAGGTCGCCTCCGGCATCGCCGACGGCGACAACGCCGCAGGAGGCGCCGGCGCGATCACGGCCGCGCTCTTCCTCCAGCACTTCGCCGGCGACGTGCCGTGGGCACACATCGACTTCGCCTCCGCCGCGGAGTCGCCGACCGACCGCCACGAGTGGACCGCCGGCCCCAGCGGCTGGGGTCCGCGCCTGCTGCTGAGCTGGCTCGGCTCCGACGACCCGCTGGCCGGGATCGTCTGATGCTCGGACTCACCGTCCGCTGGTCGCTGGCCGACGCGCCGGAGGGGGTCGAGGAACAGCTCGCGTCCTACGTCGCCGAGACCTCGCACGCCCGGTTCACCGGGATGGCCGGGCTGCGCTTCAAGACCTGGCGCCAGGTGCCGGGGGAGTGGTTCGAGGGCTGCTACGTCTTCGCCACGAGCGAGGCGCGGGAGGACTTCCAGCGCACCTTCACCGAGGGTGCCGACGACGCGCCCGGCACCCGGATGATCGGGAGCCCGCCGATCCTCGTCGAGGCGTGCGACGTCGTCGCGATCGCCGAGGGCTGGGACGGCTTCACGGCCGCCCCGCGTCTCTAGCCTCGACCGGACGCGCAGGTCAGGCCTCGGGGGCCCATTCCTTCTTCGCGGCGAGCAGGCCGTCGCCGACGGGCAGCAGCACCGGCACGAGCGCCTCGTGCTCGAGGATCGTCCGGCCGAGGTCGCGGATGGTGACGGTCTCCTCGTCGCGCTGGGCGGGGTCGGCGACCCGGTCGTGCCACAGCGCGTTGTCGAACGCCACGACCCCGCCGGGGCGCAGCAGTCGCAGCGCCTCCTTGAGGTAGGCGGCGTACTCGCGCTTGTCGCCGTCGCAGAAGACCAGGTCGTAGTGGCCGTCGGTCAGGCGGGGCAGCACGTCGAGCCCGGCTCCCGCGATGGTGCGGGCGCGGTTGCCGGGGATCCCGGCCTCGGTGAACGTCTCCTTGGCGAGGCGCTGGTGCTCGGCCTCGATGTCGACGGTCGTGAGCACGCCGTCGGCACGCATGCCGCGCAGCAGCCAGAGCCCGGACACGCCCGTGCCGGTGCCGATCTCGACGACCGCGCGCGCGTCGAGCACGGAGGCGAGGAAGCGCAGGGCGGCGCCGACGCCGGGTCCGACGGGGGCCACCCCCACCTCCTCGGCGCGGCTGCGGGCGGCGGCCAGGAGCTCGTCCTCGGCCACGAACGTCTCGGCGTAGGTCCAGCTCGCGGGCTTGATCGGCGCGGTGTTGTTCGGCACGCGGGCGACTCTATCGCGCGGCAACCGCCGGACGTGGCCGGGAACACACGGACCGCCTCGGTCGTTGGAGGCGGTGACCCGGGCAGAAGTTCTTGGTCGGTCCGCATGTGGTTCACAGGGAACTCTCAGGCGGGATACCTAGCGTCAGGAAGGACATCGAACCGTTGCAGCTGCGGTCGAGGAAGACGAGCCAGGGAGCACCCGTGGGTGATCACGTCGACACCGCAAGCGATGTCGTCGACGTGCCCACGTGGGACGAGGTCGTGGAGCAGCACTCCGACCGGGTGTTCCGCCTGGCCTACCGCCTGACGGGCAACCGGCCCGACGCCGAGGACCTCACCCAGGAGGTCTTCGTGCGGGTCTTCCGTTCGCTCGACACCTACACGCCGGGCACCTTCGAGGGCTGGCTGCACCGCATCACCACCAACCTCTTCCTCGACGGTGCGCGCCGCAAGCAGCGCATCCGCTTCGACCCGTTGTCCGACGAGCGCGCCGCCCGGCTGACCAGCCCGGCCCCGGCGCCCGAGCTCGCCGTGGCGGACCGGACCTTCGACGACGACATCGAGACGGCGCTGGCGACGCTGCCGCCCGACTTCCGCGCCGCGGTCGTGCTGTGCGACGTCGAGGGCCTCAGCTACGAGGAGATCGCCGAGATCATGGATGCCAAGCTCGGCACCGTGCGCTCGCGCATCCACCGCGGTCGCACGATGCTCCGCAAGGCCCTCGCGCACCGCGAGCCGGCTGCGGGGCGCTCGCGCTACTCGGGTCCCGTCGCCCCTCACCCCCGCGGGCCGGTGTCGTGATGAGCCACCTCGGATCACGGGTCAGCGCACTCCTCGACGGTCGCCTCGCGCCGGAGGAGGAGGAGCGCTGCTGGAGCCACGTCCACGCGTGCCACGCGTGCCGCGACCTCGTCGAGCAGGAGGGGTGGGTCAAGACCCAGCTCGCCCAGCTGTCCTTCGGTCCGGGCCAGCCCTCCCACGACTTCAAGTCGGAGCTGGTGGGCCGCTGCTCGTCGATGCAGCCCGGCCACGGCCTGGTCGCCCCGCAGTTCCCGACCTCGCGCCAACGCCCGCGCCGAGGCCTCGTCGCCATCGGCGGCGGCGCAGCGAGCGCCTGCGTCGTCGGCGTGCTCGCGCTCGGCGTGGCCGGCGCCCCGCGCGTCGACCCCCGGCCGCCGGTCACCGACCTGAGCCGGCCGACCGGTCCCGCGAGCCCGGCCGTCACCGGTGACGACCGCGCCGCCCGTGGACCGGTCTCACCCTCCCGGACGCCCCTGGCCGAGCGCCTTGTGGCGATCCGGGAGAAGATTGCTCCGTGAGCGACGAGCACAGGCCCGACGAGCAGACCCCGGACGAGCAGGTCACCGACCAGCCGCTCCCGGGAGCGCAGGACGAGGAACCCACCCAGCCCCTGGCCGGCTGGCGCCCCACCGAGCCCGAGCCCGCTCCCGCCGCGCAGCCGGAGGGCCGTGTCTACGGCGCTGCCGACGACGCCGTCCCCGCGCACGCCGGTCCTGACGGTCCCGGCGCCGACGACGCCGCTGCGCCCCAGGACGGGATGCTCGACGGCCCGCCGCCGCACCGTGCGCCGTTCGGCGAGCCGCAGGCCCCGTCCCAGGAACAGCAACCCGGCGCCGGCCACGAGCCCGCAGCCCCGACCGTGCCGTACCCGACCCAGGGCCCCTACCCGCAGCAGCCCGGCCAGCCCGGCCAGCCCTGGTTCGGTCCGGGTCCCCAACCGCGCCCGATGTACGCCGGCCCGACGACGGTCTCCCGCAAGATCCCGCTGTGGGTCTGGCCCGCGGTCGCCTGCCTCGCCCTGGTCGTCGGCATGCTCGGCGGGCTCGCCGGCGGCGCGATCCAGGACGAGCTGGCTGCCCGCCCGGGCACCAACGACAACGGGATCAACGGCGTGCGGACGCAGACCGCCGCACCGCTGGAGGCCGACAACGGCTCGGTCGCCGCGGTGGCGCAGGCGCTGCTCCCCAGCACCGTCCAGATCGTGGCCGAGCTCGACGGACGCGAGGGCGGCGCCACCGGCAGCGGCTTCGTGCTCGATCGCGAGGGCCACGTCGTGACCAACGACCACGTGGTCGCCTCCGCCGCCGAGGACGACGGCCCGATCGTGGTCATCGACCACCAGGGCCAGCGGCTCGAGGCGACCGTGGTGGGCCGCAGCTCGGTCTACGACCTCGCCGTGCTGGCCGTCGAGGGCGGCGGCAAGCTCGAGCCCGCGGCGCTGGGTGCCTCGCAGGTCCTGCGCGTCGGTGACCCCGTGATCGCCTTCGGCGCCCCGCTCGGCCTGAGCCAGACCGTGACCTCGGGCATCGTCAGCGCCCTCAACCGGCCGGTGACCACGTCGGGGCAGTCCGAGGACAACTCCTCCTACATCAACGCCGTGCAGACCGACGCCGCGATCAACCCGGGCAACTCCGGCGGGCCGCTGGTCAACCTGGCCGGCGAGGTCGTCGGGGTGAACTCCGCGATCGCCACCAACGGCGGAGCGTCCGGCGAGGCGGGCAACATCGGTGTCGGCTTCGCGATCCCGATCGAGCAGGTGCGCACGACGGTCGACCAGATCCTCCGCACCGGCAAGGCGGAGTACCCCGTCATCGGAGCGCAGGTGCGCACGGGCGGCGAGCCCGACGCCGACGGAGCCACGATCACCGAGGTCATGCCCGACACCCCGGCCGAGCGCGCCGGCCTGGAGAAGGACGACGTGATCACGGCGGTCGACGACCAGCCGGTCAACGACGGCATCGCCCTGATCGTGGCCATCCGCACCCACCTGCCGGGTGAGACCGTCGAGATGTCGGTGGTCCGCGGCGGCGAGGAGCGGGTCGTGCAGGTCGAGCTCGACGGCAAGGTCGGATAGTCACCCCACGACCTAGGTGTCGGACGATTCGGCTTCCGCGTCCACGAACGGGTGCTGGTCGACGAAGGTGCGCGTGTCGGCGTACATCCGCTGGATGAACTCCTCGAGCTGCACCCGCTCGACGCGCCACTGGCCCCGCCCACCGATCTTGATCGCCGGCAGCTCGCCGCGACGGACCAGCGCGTAGACCTGCGCGCCGGAGGTGTTGAGCACCTCCGCGACGTCGGCGAGCGTCAGGAAGCGGGGGTCGTCGGCCATGGGGCCATCGTGCCACCGCGCGCCCGGCTCCCGTCGCCGCCCGGCCGTCCCTGTGGAGAGACAGGTGTGAAGTCCGGCTGGTGCGGCAATGATGGCATCGTGCCTCGGACCACCTCTCGGACCTTCTCTCGCGGCTCGTCCCGTCACGCCCCGTCGCCCGCCGCCTCGACGACCACCCGCGCCACCGACGTGCCGCCCGCCACGCGGGCCACGACGCCCGGGTGGCGAGACCCGCGGTTGTGGATCGGGGTGGCCCTGGTGACGGGGTCGGTGGTGGCGGGCGCGCGCATCCTGTCCGGTGCCGACGACATGACCTCGGTGTGGGCCGCCTCGTCCGACCTGGTGGCGGGGCAGACGCTCACCGCCGACGACCTCGAGGCCACCCGGGTGCGCTTCGACGAGTCCGCCGACCACGACCGCTACCTCGGCGTCGACGAGGAGCTGCCCGCAGCGCTCACCCTCACCCGGCCGCTGTCGGCGGGCGAGCTGGTGCCGGCCGGCGCGCTGGGGGAGCAGGCGGCCGACGACACCGTGTCGTTGTCGATCGCGGTCGCCCCCGAGCACGTCCCCACCGACCTGGTCCGCGGTTCGCGGGTCGACGTGTGGGTCGTGGCCGACCGGACCCTCGCGCAGCGTCGCGGCGGTGCGGCCGCCGAGCTCGTCCTCGGCGACGTCGCGGTCCTCGACGCCCCGGTGGTGTCCGACGCCTTCGCATCGGCGACCAGCCGACAGCTCGTCCTCGCCGTCCCCGAGGCCGACGAGGAGCAGCTCGGCGAGGTCCTGGCCGCCGTCGGCGACGACCGGGTCCGCGTCGTCGGCAGGGGGTGACGACGTGATCTGCGTGCTGCTGCTCGCGGCCGGCGAGGCATGGGAGTCACCGGCCCTCACCGACCTCGAGGCACACCCGGGGGTGGTCGTCCTCAAGCGCTGCGTCGACGTCGACGACCTGCTCGCCGCCGTCACGAGCGGCCAGGCCGACGTCGCCGTCGTCTCCCTCGACGCCCCGGGCCTCGACCCGGCGAGCGTCGCCCACCTCCGCCGCCATGCCGTGCGGCCGGTCGCCGTGACCTCGGCGCTCCCCGAGGACCTCGACGCCCGCGAGCACGCCGGACGCCTGGGCATCACCGCACTGGTCGGCAGGGGGGAGCTGGCGTCGCTGCCACGGGTGGTCACCATCGTCGAGGACGTCACCGACACCCGCGTGCGCGACGACGTGCCGGTCCACGACGTCGAGGTCGACCACGTGCCCGCGGTCGAGCCCGGTCGTCTCGTGGCCGTGTGGGGTCCGGCCGGTGCCCCCGGGCGTACGACGGTCGCGACCAACCTGGCGTGGGAGCTCGCCCGGCGCGACGCGGCAGTGGTGCTCGCCGACCTGGACCCCTACGGCGGTGCCGTCGCCCAGCAGCTCGGCATCCTCGACGAGGTGTCCGGCCTGCTGTCCGCCTCCCGTCTCGCGGCCGCCGGCCAGCTCGACGACCGCTTCCCCTCGGTCTGCCGAGGCGTCGGGGACCACCTGGCCGTGGTCACCGGCCTGCCGCGCGCCGACCGGTGGCGGGAGGTGCGCGCGGCGCAGGTCGACCAGCTGCTCGAGCGGGCGCGCACCCACGGCCAGGTCGTGGCCGACACCGGGTTCAGCCTGGAGGACGACACCGGCTCCGACTTCGGCGGTCGTCCCGGGCGCAACGCCCTGACCCTCGCCGCCCTCGAGCAGGCCGACGAGGTGGTCGTCGTGGGCTCGGCCGACCCCGTGGGACTCACCCGGCTCGCCCGCGGGCTGGTCGAGCTGCGCGACCGTGCTCCCGGCACGCCGGTGCGCGTGGCGGTCAACCGGATGCGGTCCTCGATCGGGTGGTCGGAGAAGGAGATCGCCGGCATGGTCGAGGGATTCAGCCGGGTCGCCGGCCTGCACTTCCTGCCCGACGACCGCGCCGGGCTCGACCAGGCGCTGGTGAGCGGTCGCCCGGTCGCCGAGCTGGGCGCCTCGCCGCTGGTGCAGGCCCTCGCCGCTCTCGCCGACGCGGTGTTCCCGGCCCACGCCCGCGGGGGCGCCGACGGTCCGTCCGTGCGGACCCGCCTGCGACGGGGTCGCACCTCGACGGGACACGGAGGAGGGCGACGATCCGCGGGTTCCAGATGAGGCAACTCAAGATGTCAAAATTCTGAAAATCATCAAGATTCAACGTACTTTGGGTTCTGATTCCAAGGGAGAACCTAAATGTCACGTCACCTTCGCATCGCTGCCATCTCCAGTCTCGCCGTCGTCCTGGCCGCTTCGCCGGCGTCGGCCAAGCTGTTCCAGGGCACGACCGGCGACGACACCATCATGGGCAAGAACCGCGCCGACAAGATCATGGCCATCGGCGGCCAGGACAAGGTGACGGCCCGGGATGGCAACGACAAGGTCTATGCCGGCAACGGCCACGACACCGTCAGCGGCGACGACGGCGACGACTGGATCACCCTCCAGCCCGGCAACGACTGGGGCTCGGGCGGGCTCGGCAACGACTCCATCGACGGCGGCCAGGGTGACGACGTGATGTACGGCGGCGAGGGCAACGACAAGCTGACCGCCGGCGCCGGCAACGACATCGTGCACGGCGAGGGCAGCAACGACCTCGTCGGCGGCGGCGAGGGCGATGACCAGCTCTTCGGCGGGGACGGCATCGACAAGCACATCGGCAACGACGGCAACGACTGGATCGACGCCGGGCCCGGGGACGACGGAGCGATCCAGGGCGGTCCCGGCAACGACGTGCTGATCGACGGCGAGGGCAACGACGTCAAGATCAAGGGCGACGAGGGTGACGACACCGTCTTCCTCGGCCCCGGTGCCGACAAGGTCTTCGCCGAGCAGGGCAACGACACGATCTACGTGCTCCCCGACGGCCAGCAGGACAAGATCCACTGCGACGACCCCACTCAGGGCGACAGCGGCAACGCCGACCGGGTGGTCTACATCGGCTGGCGCGACCCCGCCGACGTCATCGACTACCGCGGCTCGTGCGAGATCATCGAGGTCACCGACGTGCTGCCGGCCGGCTGGCCCTACGGCCCGGTCCAGCGCTGAGTCAGGCGGCGAACAGCAGGTACAGCCCGCCCACGGTGAAGAAGACCATCGCCACCAGCAGGGGCAGCTGACCGGTGAGCTGGTGCCGTCGTGGCAGCAGCTTGATCGCACGGTCGTGGGCGGCCACCACGCCGACGACGTGGCCGAGCGTGACCGCAGCGACCTTGCTCACCGCGAGGAACGTCGGGTGCGCCGAGAGCCAGTAGTTGACCTGCAGGTCGGCCGTGCCGAGGTAGTTGTCGCCCCGGCTGAAGGGGTCGCTGAGCTGGATGAGCGTCTGCTGGCCGTACTCGACGAAGTAGGTCAGGTAGTGGGCCACGATGTAGCCCACGATGATCGGGATCACCGAGTGCGCGAACTGGTTGGGCAGCGTCCGGCGCGGGATGTCGCTCCTGACGCCCGTCGCCATCGTGGCGACGGTCAGCACCAGCGCGACGCCCGCCGAGAAGGTGATGAGCGCCAGGGTGTCGGGCCACACCCGTGACGTCGACATCGACTGCACGAGCTTGAGCCAGGGGGTCGACTCCCGGAAGGAGTCGAACGCGGTGCTGCCGAACAGGACGCCGACCACCATCACCAGACCGGGCCGCGGGACCACGGTGTCGAGGTTGGCGAGCGGGCTGCGCAGGACCAGCACGCCGTCGCGGCGGCCCCAGATCGACAGCTTGGCGACCAGCGAGGAGTAGACCTCGAACGGGTCGGCACGGGCGAGGAACGTCGTACCCCACAGGGCCGAGCCGATGAACATGATGCCGAGGTAGGCCGCGCACCAGAACCGGACCGGCCCGACGTCGGTGGAGTAGGGGTAGACCAGCTCGAGCCAGACGAACGCGAACAACCCGGCCGCGGCCGGCCAGTAGCCGAGGCGGGCGGGGTAGACGTACAGGCCCTCGCCCTCGGGGACGCCGGAGATCTTCGCGAACAGCATGCTGATCGTGCGTGCCGGGCTGATCGCGCGGAACACCGGCCCGAGCAGCAGCGACGCCGGAACGAGGCCGACCCACAGGATCACGTAGAAGGTGCCGAGGAACGGGTTGATCAGCGTGTCCTCGCCGAACACCGCGGCCGCGGCGACGTAGAGGAAGAACGCCATCCCGAGCACGCGGGCGGCGATCGCCAGCGCGCGCGACGACACGATGCGGTCCAGCCACTCCGGAGCCGGTCGACCACTGGTCGCCGCGTCGTAGCGCGGCTCGCGCCACGCCACCGCCAGCACGGTGAAGGAGACGACCAGCGCGGCGACGGCACCTGCGATCGCCAGCTCCGACGGGATCGGCAGGTCCTTGGCGCCGCCGAGGCCGTGCGCCGAGATCGAGCCGCCGACGGCGAGGGGGGTCAACGGACTTCGAGCTGGAGCAGGATCACGTCGGGCTCGTGGCTCTCCACCTCGACGACGCCCGGACGGTCGATCACGATCTCGTGCTCAGAAGTTCCCGCTTCGTAGGCGATCTCCTGCTCGGGCGTGCTGTGCACGTGGAGCTCACCGGCCTCGTCGGCCTCGATCGTCAGCACCAGGGTCTGGTCGATCCCGAGCTCGACGCGCTCCCCGTTGGGGGTGAAGGAGTCGCCCTCGCGCGTGACGGTGACGGCGACGCCGTCGGCCGTGCTGCTGGACCCCGAGTCGGACGGGGAGGAGCTGGCGCTCTGGTCGGTGGCCGGCGGGTCGGTGTCCCCGTCTCCGCCGCAGGCGCTGAGCGAGGCGGCCAGGACGAGGACGAGGGGGGCGAGGCGCGTGACGACGCGACCGGACACGAGGATCTCCTTTGCAGCTGCACGGGCAGGCAGCGACCACGGCACCCGCCGGGTCACTGCCTCTGCCAGAATCCCATGCGGGACAAGATCGTCGACGAGAGGGCATCAGATGAGCGAGCGGCTCCGGCCGCGGGACCTGGCCATCCTGGCCGCAGAGTCCCCCACGACGCCCATGCACAACGCGACGGTGGAGATCTTCGACCCGGGGGAGTCCGGCTTCGACCACGACCGGCTCGTGCAGCTGATCGCCGACCGGATCGCCTTCGTCCCGCGCTACCGCCAGCGCCTGCAGCTGGTGCCGGGGCGGCTGGCCAACCCGGCCTGGGTGGACGACGAAGGGTTCGACCTCGGCTACCACGTACGACGCTCCGCGCTGCCGCGCCCGGGTTCGATGGAGCAGCTGCGCGAGCTCGTCGCGCGCATCGCGTCGCGGCCGCTCGACCGGAGCCGTCCGCTGTGGGAGTGCTACTTCGTGGAGGGCCTCGAGCACGGCCACGTCGCGCTGCTGACCAAGAGCCACCAGATCCTCGTCGACGGCCGCGAGACCGTCGACATCGGCCAGGTGCTGCTCGACACGTCCCCGGACCGGTCGACCCTCGGGCACGACGACGACTGGCGCCCGGGCCGCCCGGCCGGGCCTGTCGCGGCTGCCCTCACCGCGGTCACGGACAGCCTCGAGAGCCCGCGCACGCTCTGGATGACCACCCGCGCCAATGCCGAGTCGCTCGGCCGCGCGGCGTCGGCCTCGGGCGCCCGGGTCGCCGAGGTCGCCAATGCCCTCGCCGGACGCGGCCCCGTGCACTCCACGCCGGTGCACCGCCGGCTCTCGCAGCAGCGCCGGTTCGTCACGGTGCACACCGAGCTCTCCGACTACCGTGCGATCCGAGAGGTGCACGGCGGCACGGTCAACGACGTCATCCTGGCCACCATCGCCGGCGGGCTCCGCGGCTGGCTGATGGCGCGCGCCGAGTCGCTGGGCGGGCTGCGGACCATCAAGGCGATCGTGCCGATGTCGGTCATCGACGACGAGCTCGAGCCGACGTCGCTCGGCAGCCAGATCACCGGGCACCTCGTGCACCTGCCGATCGGCGAGCCCAGCCCGGTCGTGCGGCTGCACCAGGTCAGCTACGACCTGCGGGCGCACCGCGACAACGGCCGCAACGTCTCGGCGCGTCGGCTGTCCGGCATCGCCGGCTTCGCCCCGACGACGTTCCACGCCCTGGGAGCCCGGCTGGCCACGGCCGAGCTGCGACGCGGCTTCCACGTCTCCGTCACCAACGTGCCGGGGCCGCAGTTCCCGCTCTACGCCGACGGCGCCCGGATGCTCGAGTCCTACCCCGTCCACCCGCTGCTGCCCGACCACCCGCTCGCCATCGGCGTCACGTCGTACGACGGCGGGGTGTTCTACGGCATCACGACCGACCGCGACGCCGTGCCCGACGCCGACGTCCTCGGCCAGTGCCTGCTCGAGGCGCTCGACGAGCTGAAGGACTCGGCCTCCGACACCCGGCCGCGCGCCCCACGCGGGCGCAAGCACGCAGCCGCGAAGGAGAAGACGTGACCCGCCGCTACCTCCCGTCGTCGCTGCCGCGGCTGGCCGAGGACTGGGCGGCCGACGGCCCTCGCGTCGTCGACCCGGTCCTCGCCCCGGACGACGGCGAGGAGGGCGAGTACGTCGCGCTGATGACCGCCGCGGACGCGTCCGCCGAGCTGGTGGCCGGTCTGCCCGACGGCCGGCGCCGTCGGGTGGTCGTCGTGGCCGAGACCTCCGCCGCCGACGGTCCGGTCCGCTGGCGCGACGTGGTCGCGGTGCACGTCGACACCGAGGACGACGCGGACGCCGACGACGACCTGGCCTGGTGGGCCACCCAGGAGATCGGCGACCTCCTCGCCTCCCAGTGATCGTGCCCGTTGATCCAGCACTTTGAGGCGTGAAGGCGGGTCTGACACCATCAGCCGCATGGACGCGATCACCTTTCCTCCGGCTCCCACCAACGAGCCGAACCTGACGTACGCCCCTGGCAGCGCGGAGCGGGAGACCCTCGTCGCCGAGCTGGCCCGGCTGGAGAAGAAGCAGCAGTCGTTCCGTGCCGTGATCGGCGGCAAGCGGCGCAACGGCGGCGGCGCGGAGATGAAGGTCGTCCAGCCGCACGACCACGCCCACGTGCTCGGCACCTTGAAGAACTCAACGGTCAAGGACGCCGAGGCCGCGGTGAAGGCCGCCAACGACGCGGCGCCGGCCTGGCGGGCGATGCCGTTCGACGAGCGCTGCGCGATCATCCTCAAGGCTGCCGACCTGCTGGCCGGCCCGTGGCGCCAGACCCTGAACGCCGCGACGATGCTGGGCCAGTCGAAGACGGCCTTCCAGGCCGAGATCGACGCCGCGTGCGAGCTGATCGACTTCTGGCGCTTCAACGTCCACTACGCCAAGCAGATCCTCACCGACCAGCCGATCGCGAACAGCCCGGGCATCTGGAACCGCACCGACCACCGTCCGCTCGAGGGCTTCGTCTACGCGATCACGCCGTTCAACTTCACCGCGATCGCGGGCAACCTGCCCACCGCTCCGGCGCTGATGGGCAACACGGTGATCTGGAAGCCGTCCCCGACGCAGCAGCTCGCCGCTTCGCTGACGATGGAGCTGCTGGAGGAGGCCGGCATGCCGCCCGGCGTCATCAACATGCTCCCCGGCGACGGGCTCGACGTGTCGAAGGTGGCGCTCGGTCACCGCGACCTCGCGGGCATCCACTTCACCGGCTCCACGCCGACGTTCCAGCACCTGTGGCGCACGGTGGGGGAGAACATCACCGGCTACCGCTCCTACCCGCGCATCGTGGGCGAGACCGGCGGCAAGGACTTCATCGTCGCGCACCCGTCGGCCGACCCCGACGTGCTGCGCACGGCGATGATCCGTGGTGCCTTCGAGTTCCAGGGCCAGAAGTGCTCGGCCGCCTCGCGTGCCTACGTGCCGAAGTCGGTCTGGGCGAAGATCAAGGACCAGCTGATCGCCGACACCGACGCGCTGGCGATGGGCGACGTCACCGACTTCACCAACTTCATGGGTGCCGTGATCGACGACCGCGCGTTCGCCAAGCACAAGGCCGCGATCGCGCGTGCCAAGCGGCAGAAGCACCTCACCGTGCTCGCCGGCGGCCAGACCGACGACTCGGTCGGCTACTTCGTCCGGCCGACGATCATCGAGTCCACGGACCCGACCGACCAGATCTTCGCCGACGAGTACTTCGGCCCGATCCTCGCCGTGCACGTGTACGACGACGCGCGCTTCGAGAAGGTCGTGGAGCAGATGGAGTCGTTCGCCCCCTACGCCCTGACCGGCGCGATCATCTCGCAGGACCGTGCGGCCATCGCGTGGGCGCGCAAGACGCTGCGCTTCGCCGCGGGCAACTTCTACATCAACGACAAGCCCACCGGCGCCGTCGTCGGCCAGCAGCCCTTCGGCGGCGGTCGCGCGTCCGGCACCAACGACAAGGCCGGTGCCGCGGTCAACCTGCTGCGCTGGACCTCGCCGCGGTCGATCAAGGAGACCTTCGTGCCCCCGAAGGACCACCGCTACCCGCACCAGGGCTGACGTCCCGACGCCCGAGCGGATGGGGGAGGATGGGGGCGTGCTCGCCCCCGTCCTCCCGCTCCGCTCCCTGTGGCACATGGGGGCGCTGCACCCCTACGAGCAGGCGCTCACGCTGCTGCTGGCGTTCGGGCCGTTCGTGGTGCTCGGCCTGGTGATCTGGCGCCGGCGTGGCGAGGACGACGGAGCGGTGTCCGAGAAGGACCCCGCGTCGGCAGAACCCCCGTCGCGCACCCCTCCCGCGGGCTAGCGGGAGGCG is part of the Nocardioides cavernae genome and harbors:
- a CDS encoding O-methyltransferase, which gives rise to MPNNTAPIKPASWTYAETFVAEDELLAAARSRAEEVGVAPVGPGVGAALRFLASVLDARAVVEIGTGTGVSGLWLLRGMRADGVLTTVDIEAEHQRLAKETFTEAGIPGNRARTIAGAGLDVLPRLTDGHYDLVFCDGDKREYAAYLKEALRLLRPGGVVAFDNALWHDRVADPAQRDEETVTIRDLGRTILEHEALVPVLLPVGDGLLAAKKEWAPEA
- the sigE gene encoding RNA polymerase sigma factor SigE, whose product is MGDHVDTASDVVDVPTWDEVVEQHSDRVFRLAYRLTGNRPDAEDLTQEVFVRVFRSLDTYTPGTFEGWLHRITTNLFLDGARRKQRIRFDPLSDERAARLTSPAPAPELAVADRTFDDDIETALATLPPDFRAAVVLCDVEGLSYEEIAEIMDAKLGTVRSRIHRGRTMLRKALAHREPAAGRSRYSGPVAPHPRGPVS
- a CDS encoding S1C family serine protease, with amino-acid sequence MSDEHRPDEQTPDEQVTDQPLPGAQDEEPTQPLAGWRPTEPEPAPAAQPEGRVYGAADDAVPAHAGPDGPGADDAAAPQDGMLDGPPPHRAPFGEPQAPSQEQQPGAGHEPAAPTVPYPTQGPYPQQPGQPGQPWFGPGPQPRPMYAGPTTVSRKIPLWVWPAVACLALVVGMLGGLAGGAIQDELAARPGTNDNGINGVRTQTAAPLEADNGSVAAVAQALLPSTVQIVAELDGREGGATGSGFVLDREGHVVTNDHVVASAAEDDGPIVVIDHQGQRLEATVVGRSSVYDLAVLAVEGGGKLEPAALGASQVLRVGDPVIAFGAPLGLSQTVTSGIVSALNRPVTTSGQSEDNSSYINAVQTDAAINPGNSGGPLVNLAGEVVGVNSAIATNGGASGEAGNIGVGFAIPIEQVRTTVDQILRTGKAEYPVIGAQVRTGGEPDADGATITEVMPDTPAERAGLEKDDVITAVDDQPVNDGIALIVAIRTHLPGETVEMSVVRGGEERVVQVELDGKVG
- a CDS encoding helix-turn-helix domain-containing protein yields the protein MADDPRFLTLADVAEVLNTSGAQVYALVRRGELPAIKIGGRGQWRVERVQLEEFIQRMYADTRTFVDQHPFVDAEAESSDT
- a CDS encoding AAA family ATPase — translated: MLLLAAGEAWESPALTDLEAHPGVVVLKRCVDVDDLLAAVTSGQADVAVVSLDAPGLDPASVAHLRRHAVRPVAVTSALPEDLDAREHAGRLGITALVGRGELASLPRVVTIVEDVTDTRVRDDVPVHDVEVDHVPAVEPGRLVAVWGPAGAPGRTTVATNLAWELARRDAAVVLADLDPYGGAVAQQLGILDEVSGLLSASRLAAAGQLDDRFPSVCRGVGDHLAVVTGLPRADRWREVRAAQVDQLLERARTHGQVVADTGFSLEDDTGSDFGGRPGRNALTLAALEQADEVVVVGSADPVGLTRLARGLVELRDRAPGTPVRVAVNRMRSSIGWSEKEIAGMVEGFSRVAGLHFLPDDRAGLDQALVSGRPVAELGASPLVQALAALADAVFPAHARGGADGPSVRTRLRRGRTSTGHGGGRRSAGSR
- a CDS encoding calcium-binding protein gives rise to the protein MSRHLRIAAISSLAVVLAASPASAKLFQGTTGDDTIMGKNRADKIMAIGGQDKVTARDGNDKVYAGNGHDTVSGDDGDDWITLQPGNDWGSGGLGNDSIDGGQGDDVMYGGEGNDKLTAGAGNDIVHGEGSNDLVGGGEGDDQLFGGDGIDKHIGNDGNDWIDAGPGDDGAIQGGPGNDVLIDGEGNDVKIKGDEGDDTVFLGPGADKVFAEQGNDTIYVLPDGQQDKIHCDDPTQGDSGNADRVVYIGWRDPADVIDYRGSCEIIEVTDVLPAGWPYGPVQR
- a CDS encoding WS/DGAT/MGAT family O-acyltransferase, which translates into the protein MSERLRPRDLAILAAESPTTPMHNATVEIFDPGESGFDHDRLVQLIADRIAFVPRYRQRLQLVPGRLANPAWVDDEGFDLGYHVRRSALPRPGSMEQLRELVARIASRPLDRSRPLWECYFVEGLEHGHVALLTKSHQILVDGRETVDIGQVLLDTSPDRSTLGHDDDWRPGRPAGPVAAALTAVTDSLESPRTLWMTTRANAESLGRAASASGARVAEVANALAGRGPVHSTPVHRRLSQQRRFVTVHTELSDYRAIREVHGGTVNDVILATIAGGLRGWLMARAESLGGLRTIKAIVPMSVIDDELEPTSLGSQITGHLVHLPIGEPSPVVRLHQVSYDLRAHRDNGRNVSARRLSGIAGFAPTTFHALGARLATAELRRGFHVSVTNVPGPQFPLYADGARMLESYPVHPLLPDHPLAIGVTSYDGGVFYGITTDRDAVPDADVLGQCLLEALDELKDSASDTRPRAPRGRKHAAAKEKT